In Streptomyces sp. DG2A-72, one genomic interval encodes:
- a CDS encoding RNA polymerase sigma factor RpoD/SigA, whose product MEPRVRRRASTRTARSRGRVPEPDEEPDLLGQYLARIAATPLLTAEDEVRLAQRIEAGVRAVEELREADAGERDPAPERRRELDAVARDGKAAKDHMIRANLRLVVAMAKRHAHRGVPLLDVIQEGNLGLIRAVEKFDHTKGFKFSTYATWWIRQAIERGLAQHARAVWLPMHVVGELRMLGKVERRLQLDLGREPTAEEVARDSGFSEARVGWLRRVGRQAVSLDTPVDETGETVIGDLIPDTEVLQAADIAEYQALAQDLRRAIGTLAPREAMILSLRYGLHDGEQRTLEQVARHVGLTRERVRQLEKQSLARLRAPETGQRLLTWAS is encoded by the coding sequence ATGGAACCCCGAGTGAGGCGCCGTGCCTCCACACGCACCGCACGTTCGCGCGGCCGGGTCCCCGAACCCGACGAGGAACCGGATCTACTCGGCCAGTACCTGGCCCGGATCGCGGCGACCCCACTGCTCACCGCGGAGGACGAGGTACGGCTGGCCCAGCGCATCGAGGCCGGAGTGCGGGCCGTCGAGGAACTGCGGGAGGCCGACGCCGGCGAGCGCGACCCGGCGCCGGAGCGGCGCCGGGAACTCGACGCGGTCGCCCGCGACGGCAAGGCCGCCAAGGACCACATGATCCGGGCCAACCTCCGGCTCGTGGTGGCGATGGCCAAGCGGCACGCCCACCGGGGTGTGCCCCTGCTCGACGTCATCCAGGAGGGCAACCTGGGGCTGATCCGGGCGGTGGAGAAGTTCGACCACACCAAGGGCTTCAAGTTCTCCACGTACGCGACCTGGTGGATCCGCCAGGCGATCGAGCGAGGCCTCGCCCAGCACGCCAGGGCCGTATGGCTGCCGATGCACGTGGTGGGGGAGCTGCGGATGCTCGGCAAGGTCGAACGGCGCCTGCAGCTCGACCTGGGTCGCGAGCCCACCGCCGAGGAGGTCGCCCGGGACAGCGGCTTCTCCGAGGCCCGGGTCGGCTGGCTGCGCCGCGTCGGGCGGCAGGCGGTCAGCCTGGACACGCCGGTCGACGAAACCGGTGAGACGGTGATCGGCGACCTCATCCCCGACACCGAGGTGCTGCAGGCCGCGGACATCGCCGAGTACCAGGCACTCGCGCAGGACCTGAGGAGGGCCATCGGCACCCTCGCGCCCCGCGAGGCCATGATCCTCAGTCTCCGCTACGGCCTGCACGACGGAGAGCAGCGCACCCTCGAACAGGTCGCCCGCCACGTGGGCCTCACACGCGAGCGCGTCCGCCAGCTGGAGAAGCAGTCGCTGGCAAGGCTGCGGGCCCCCGAGACGGGGCAGCGCCTGCTGACGTGGGCGAGCTGA
- a CDS encoding SDR family oxidoreductase — MTDPQHTQQNPATQHPRPDFPSQDQPHPGWTGPMDPPPDHGEESYQGTGRLEGRETVITGGDSGIGRAVALAFAREGADVLFTHLEEEADEARETSRLVEEAGRKAVAVSCDIREEDNCRSLIERAVGEFGRIDVLVNNAAYQMSQPDGIEAIPTEQFDRVMRTNLYGMFWLTKFALPHIPEGGSVINSTSVQAYKPSPHLLDYAMTKAAIVTFTQGLAQMLVDRGIRVNAVAPGPVWTPLIPATMPDTVEFGKQSPLGRPAQPAELAPAYVYLASQEASFVTAEILNATGGTPLP; from the coding sequence GTGACCGATCCGCAGCACACCCAGCAGAACCCGGCCACCCAGCACCCGCGCCCCGACTTTCCCTCGCAGGACCAGCCGCACCCCGGATGGACCGGGCCGATGGACCCGCCACCCGACCACGGCGAGGAGAGCTACCAAGGCACCGGCCGGCTGGAAGGCCGCGAAACCGTCATCACCGGCGGCGACTCCGGCATCGGGCGGGCCGTGGCCCTGGCCTTCGCCCGGGAAGGTGCCGACGTGCTCTTCACCCACCTCGAGGAGGAGGCGGACGAGGCCCGCGAAACGTCCCGTCTCGTGGAGGAGGCCGGCCGCAAGGCGGTCGCCGTCTCCTGCGACATCCGCGAGGAGGACAACTGCCGGTCCCTGATCGAGCGTGCGGTCGGGGAGTTCGGGCGCATCGACGTCCTGGTGAACAACGCCGCCTACCAGATGTCCCAGCCCGACGGCATCGAGGCGATCCCGACCGAGCAGTTCGACCGGGTGATGCGCACCAACCTCTACGGCATGTTCTGGCTGACGAAGTTCGCCCTGCCGCACATTCCCGAGGGCGGCAGCGTCATCAACTCCACGTCGGTGCAGGCCTACAAGCCCAGCCCGCACCTGCTGGACTACGCGATGACGAAAGCCGCGATCGTGACCTTCACCCAGGGGCTGGCCCAGATGCTCGTCGACCGCGGTATCCGCGTCAACGCGGTCGCCCCGGGACCGGTGTGGACGCCTTTGATCCCCGCGACGATGCCCGACACGGTCGAGTTCGGCAAGCAGAGCCCCCTGGGACGCCCGGCCCAACCCGCCGAACTGGCTCCCGCGTACGTCTACCTCGCCTCTCAGGAGGCCAGCTTCGTCACCGCGGAGATCCTCAACGCGACAGGCGGGACACCACTTCCGTAG
- a CDS encoding DUF5709 domain-containing protein, which produces MPDEQREYDDESMGDEVYQPDDSEVQDDAGVMDPEDTLDDRGIDPAIDEGYSPPEKPLAVQRRGTTAAEQRERDSLDERLQAERPDTEPPPGDEIGDVPDGEGEPVDAEAGDRRAGRLTAAAEGAETQDDTVAEDAGIAGGAASSEEAAVHVVDNPAESDDEGSRTA; this is translated from the coding sequence ATGCCCGACGAACAGCGTGAGTACGACGACGAATCCATGGGCGACGAGGTGTACCAACCCGACGATTCGGAGGTCCAGGACGATGCCGGGGTCATGGACCCGGAGGACACCCTGGACGACCGCGGTATCGACCCGGCGATCGACGAGGGCTACTCGCCGCCCGAGAAGCCGCTGGCGGTGCAGCGCCGCGGTACCACGGCCGCGGAGCAGCGTGAGCGGGACTCGCTGGACGAGCGCCTGCAGGCCGAGCGTCCCGACACGGAGCCGCCGCCGGGCGACGAGATCGGAGATGTGCCTGACGGGGAAGGCGAGCCTGTCGACGCGGAGGCCGGTGACAGGCGTGCGGGACGGTTGACGGCTGCGGCTGAAGGGGCCGAGACGCAGGATGACACTGTGGCCGAAGATGCTGGTATCGCCGGCGGCGCGGCATCCTCCGAAGAGGCCGCGGTGCACGTCGTGGACAACCCGGCCGAGTCCGACGACGAGGGATCGCGGACCGCTTGA
- a CDS encoding DUF6480 family protein, which translates to MNDKHAHQTEGAAAETDPRPVEGLAVPEDTSMAPGAAPPAESGVSGLGAPEREALKKGWAVAPLTLIWIVVALVVIGLVAMVVALATT; encoded by the coding sequence ATGAACGACAAACATGCACACCAAACCGAAGGCGCTGCGGCTGAGACCGATCCCCGACCCGTGGAAGGACTGGCCGTACCTGAGGACACCTCGATGGCTCCCGGTGCGGCACCTCCCGCCGAATCCGGAGTCTCCGGGCTCGGCGCCCCCGAGCGCGAAGCGCTGAAGAAGGGATGGGCCGTCGCGCCCCTCACACTGATCTGGATCGTCGTCGCACTCGTCGTCATCGGCCTGGTGGCGATGGTGGTCGCGCTGGCGACCACATGA
- a CDS encoding cold-shock protein, whose amino-acid sequence MATGTVKWFNSKKGFGFIEQDGGGPDVFAHYSNIASSGFRELQEGQKVSFDIAQGQKGPQAENITPA is encoded by the coding sequence ATGGCTACAGGCACTGTGAAGTGGTTCAACTCCAAGAAGGGCTTCGGCTTCATCGAGCAGGACGGCGGCGGCCCCGACGTCTTCGCCCACTACTCGAACATCGCCAGCTCGGGCTTCCGTGAGCTCCAGGAAGGCCAGAAGGTGAGCTTCGACATCGCGCAGGGCCAAAAGGGCCCGCAGGCGGAGAACATCACTCCCGCCTGA
- a CDS encoding Rieske (2Fe-2S) protein: protein MTSESVQPVSAPSRRTVVAAVGAAGLAVALTACGSEDDASGSSTEQGADASSPAAEGGAGGAALAKTSDIPEGSGKVFSDEKVVVSQPTAGDYKAYSTICTHQGCPMTDLKEDIISCACHGSTFSIADGSVQKGPATKPLEAKEITVSGDSITLA from the coding sequence ATGACCAGCGAATCAGTTCAGCCGGTGTCGGCACCGAGCCGCCGTACCGTCGTGGCGGCGGTCGGCGCGGCGGGGCTCGCCGTCGCGCTGACCGCGTGCGGGTCGGAGGACGACGCGTCCGGCTCGTCCACCGAGCAGGGCGCCGACGCCAGTTCCCCCGCAGCGGAGGGCGGCGCCGGCGGTGCCGCGCTCGCGAAGACCTCCGACATACCGGAGGGCAGTGGCAAGGTCTTCAGCGACGAGAAGGTCGTGGTCTCGCAGCCGACGGCGGGTGACTACAAGGCTTACTCGACGATCTGCACGCATCAGGGCTGTCCGATGACGGACCTCAAGGAGGACATCATCTCCTGCGCCTGCCACGGCAGTACCTTCTCCATCGCCGACGGCAGTGTGCAGAAGGGCCCCGCCACCAAGCCGCTGGAGGCCAAGGAGATCACCGTGTCCGGGGACTCGATCACGCTCGCGTGA
- a CDS encoding cysteine hydrolase, giving the protein MPSYEQLRELLDPVTTVLLTVECQQGVVGPDSALPDLAKEARSSGALANVARLVAGAHESGVQVIHAIAERRPDGRGASRNARLFRAAERLPVQQLAGSTAVRVAAPIEVAEEDFVVRRLHGLSPVQGTEVDALLRNLGCRTLIVTGVSANVAVPNAVFDAVNRGYTAVVPADAIAGVPSDYTPAMIRNTLALVATVATTDEVLGCWKRPRPVTRA; this is encoded by the coding sequence ATGCCGTCGTACGAACAGCTTCGCGAACTCCTCGACCCCGTGACCACCGTGCTGCTCACGGTCGAGTGCCAGCAGGGCGTCGTCGGCCCGGACAGCGCGCTGCCGGACCTCGCGAAGGAGGCCCGCTCCTCCGGCGCCCTCGCCAACGTCGCCCGGCTGGTGGCGGGGGCGCACGAGAGCGGGGTGCAGGTGATCCACGCGATCGCCGAACGCCGCCCGGACGGCCGGGGCGCGAGCCGTAATGCCCGGCTGTTCCGCGCCGCCGAACGGCTCCCCGTCCAGCAGCTCGCCGGCTCCACGGCGGTCCGGGTGGCGGCCCCGATCGAGGTCGCCGAGGAGGACTTCGTCGTACGACGGCTGCACGGGCTGTCGCCGGTCCAGGGCACCGAGGTCGACGCGCTGCTGCGCAACCTCGGCTGCCGCACCCTGATCGTCACCGGCGTCTCGGCCAACGTGGCCGTCCCCAACGCCGTCTTCGACGCGGTCAACCGCGGCTACACCGCCGTCGTCCCGGCGGACGCCATCGCCGGGGTGCCCTCCGACTACACCCCGGCGATGATCCGCAACACCCTCGCATTGGTCGCCACGGTCGCGACCACGGACGAGGTGCTGGGTTGCTGGAAACGACCGCGCCCGGTCACGCGAGCGTGA
- a CDS encoding pyridoxamine 5'-phosphate oxidase family protein, translated as MTATQRRGRKIMMTPGELDEFLTSQRTCRVATVSADGAPHVSTLWFAWDGTSMWLYSVVRSKRWTDLRRDPRVAIVVDTGEEYDELRGVELSGTVDFVGESPRTGELRAELDVPETLFARKNFGLEEMPHDGRHAWVRLTPERIVSWDFRKLGSA; from the coding sequence ATGACCGCCACGCAGCGCCGGGGCCGGAAGATCATGATGACACCGGGTGAGCTGGACGAGTTCCTCACCAGCCAGCGCACCTGCAGGGTCGCCACCGTGTCCGCCGACGGCGCCCCGCACGTGAGCACCCTCTGGTTCGCCTGGGACGGCACCTCGATGTGGCTGTACTCGGTGGTGCGGAGCAAGCGGTGGACCGATCTGCGGCGGGATCCACGGGTCGCGATCGTGGTCGACACGGGTGAGGAGTACGACGAACTGCGCGGCGTCGAGCTGTCCGGGACCGTCGACTTCGTGGGCGAGAGCCCGCGCACCGGCGAGCTCCGCGCGGAACTCGACGTCCCGGAGACCTTGTTCGCACGGAAGAACTTCGGCCTCGAGGAAATGCCGCACGACGGACGGCACGCATGGGTGCGGCTGACGCCGGAGAGGATCGTCTCCTGGGACTTCCGCAAGTTGGGTTCCGCGTAG
- a CDS encoding LysR family transcriptional regulator produces MLNLERLRTLDALARHGSVSGAAEGLHITTSAVSQQMSKLEREVGQQLLAKNGRGVRLTDAGRLLAEHAARILSQVELAQSDLEAQRGQVVGELRLAAFPTALRGLFPIALTALRTHHPALRVRSRELEPENGVNAVLRGDADLAVVLDWYNKPLPMPQGLAKASILEDPVGVAMADGHPLAGRDEVDLEDFAGDEWVAWPEGEFCHEWLLYTLRAKGIEPRIAHRAEEHHTQLALVAAGLGVCVAPRLGRDPMPAGVRAVPVRHGAQRYIYAVWRADADRRPSIRAAVEALREAALKVG; encoded by the coding sequence ATGTTGAACCTGGAGCGCCTCCGCACCCTGGACGCCCTGGCCCGGCACGGCTCGGTCAGTGGTGCCGCCGAGGGCCTGCACATCACGACCTCGGCCGTCTCGCAGCAGATGTCCAAGCTGGAGCGCGAGGTCGGCCAGCAACTCCTCGCCAAGAACGGCCGGGGTGTGCGGCTCACGGACGCCGGCCGGCTCCTCGCCGAGCACGCGGCGCGCATCCTCTCCCAGGTGGAGCTCGCCCAGTCGGATCTGGAGGCGCAGCGCGGGCAGGTCGTCGGCGAGCTGCGGCTGGCCGCGTTCCCCACCGCCCTGCGCGGGCTGTTCCCCATAGCGCTCACCGCCCTGCGCACCCACCATCCCGCGCTGCGCGTGCGCTCGCGGGAACTGGAGCCGGAGAACGGGGTCAACGCGGTGCTCCGGGGCGACGCCGACCTGGCCGTCGTCCTCGACTGGTACAACAAGCCGCTGCCCATGCCGCAGGGGCTCGCCAAGGCGTCGATCCTCGAGGATCCCGTCGGTGTCGCCATGGCCGACGGGCATCCGCTCGCCGGGCGGGACGAGGTCGACCTGGAGGACTTCGCGGGTGACGAGTGGGTCGCCTGGCCCGAGGGCGAGTTCTGCCACGAGTGGCTGCTCTACACCCTGCGCGCCAAGGGCATCGAGCCCCGCATCGCCCATCGCGCCGAGGAGCACCACACCCAACTCGCCCTGGTCGCGGCCGGGTTGGGCGTCTGCGTCGCCCCCCGGCTCGGCCGCGACCCGATGCCCGCGGGAGTGCGGGCCGTGCCTGTGCGGCACGGCGCCCAGCGGTACATCTACGCGGTGTGGCGCGCGGACGCGGACCGCCGCCCGTCGATCCGGGCGGCGGTGGAGGCGCTGCGTGAGGCAGCCCTGAAGGTCGGCTGA
- a CDS encoding DMT family transporter yields the protein MSTSTPVRAALDWRLRFGALALVWGFSFLLIKVGTEGYAPFQVTLGRLVFGTAVLAAAMAMKRQRLPREPRTWGHLAVAAFLLNALPFSLFAYAELTIPSTLAGICNATSPLWGMALSLVALSEDRPTRVRVAGLGLGFLGVLTVLGAWQGFHGLDATGTAMALGASLSYPIGWIYVRRTLAGSDHSHLSLTGAQLLLATLQLAVVTPLFTSWPTQVALGPLLAIAALGTLGTGLAFLIQYGLVAEVGPTTATMVTYFIPVIATAAGVAILGESLNWWTPVGAAVVLAGAALTQVRPKTERRPGRVAQAGSAAVRKRPEGARG from the coding sequence ATGAGCACCTCCACCCCCGTCCGCGCCGCCCTCGACTGGCGGCTCCGCTTCGGCGCCCTCGCCCTGGTCTGGGGCTTCAGCTTCCTGCTCATCAAGGTGGGCACCGAGGGCTACGCCCCCTTCCAGGTCACGCTCGGCCGGCTGGTGTTCGGGACGGCGGTGCTCGCTGCCGCGATGGCGATGAAGCGGCAGCGGCTGCCGCGCGAGCCGCGGACCTGGGGGCACCTCGCAGTCGCCGCGTTCCTGCTCAACGCGCTGCCGTTCTCCCTCTTCGCCTACGCCGAGCTGACCATCCCGTCCACCCTGGCCGGCATCTGCAACGCCACCTCGCCGCTGTGGGGCATGGCCCTCTCCCTGGTCGCCCTCTCCGAGGACCGGCCCACCCGGGTCCGTGTCGCCGGTCTCGGCCTCGGCTTCCTCGGCGTCCTCACGGTGCTCGGCGCCTGGCAGGGCTTCCACGGCCTGGACGCCACGGGCACGGCGATGGCACTGGGAGCGTCCCTGAGCTATCCGATCGGCTGGATCTACGTCCGCCGCACCCTCGCCGGATCCGACCACTCGCATCTCTCGCTGACCGGCGCCCAGTTGCTGCTAGCCACCCTGCAACTGGCCGTCGTGACCCCACTGTTCACGTCCTGGCCGACACAGGTGGCCCTCGGCCCGCTGCTGGCCATAGCGGCCCTGGGCACACTCGGCACCGGCCTCGCCTTCCTGATCCAGTACGGCCTGGTCGCCGAGGTCGGCCCCACAACGGCCACGATGGTCACGTACTTCATCCCCGTCATCGCCACGGCCGCGGGTGTCGCGATCCTGGGCGAGTCGCTGAACTGGTGGACACCGGTGGGCGCGGCCGTGGTGCTGGCGGGCGCGGCGCTGACGCAGGTGCGGCCGAAGACGGAGCGCCGGCCGGGCCGAGTGGCCCAAGCGGGGTCGGCTGCGGTTCGGAAGCGCCCCGAAGGGGCGCGGGGCTGA
- a CDS encoding aminotransferase class I/II-fold pyridoxal phosphate-dependent enzyme: MLEGYRISGRRAAEIAASVESAVGSGGLEPGQLLPPMRELAVELGVNPNTVAAAYRILRERGVIETAGRRGSRVRSKPATTGREYLRVDVPEGVRDVASGNPDPALLPSLAKAFAVAAEQADREPVLYGDDPVEPELARRARADLDAGGVPDGPLAVTSGSLDAIERVLAAHLKPGDTVAVEDPGWGSLLDLVPALGLRTVAVGVDDEGPLPDDVRRVLAAGARALIVTDRAQNPTGAAVSASRARALRAVLRERPDILLIDDDHGHGIVDLPLHTLAGATGSWAFVRSVAKAYGPDLRLAVLTGDAVTVDRVCGRHRLGPGWVSRITQRAVVRLWADGAVDARAVAAAYGGRRDALIGALAERGVVAYGRSGLNVWIPVPDETGAVARLLHAGWAVAPGARFRMSAPPGIRVTVSTLAVDETVALADAISSAVGPAPIRSYV, from the coding sequence GTGCTAGAAGGATATCGGATCAGTGGGCGACGTGCAGCCGAGATTGCGGCCAGCGTCGAGAGCGCGGTGGGCTCGGGCGGGCTGGAGCCGGGCCAACTGCTCCCGCCGATGCGGGAGTTGGCGGTCGAGCTGGGCGTGAATCCCAACACGGTCGCGGCGGCGTACCGCATCCTGCGTGAGCGCGGGGTCATCGAGACCGCCGGGCGCCGTGGCAGCCGGGTGCGGTCCAAGCCGGCCACCACGGGGCGCGAGTACCTCCGGGTGGACGTGCCCGAGGGCGTGCGGGACGTGGCGAGCGGCAACCCCGATCCCGCGCTGCTGCCCTCGCTGGCCAAGGCGTTCGCGGTCGCCGCCGAGCAGGCCGACCGAGAGCCCGTGCTGTACGGAGACGATCCGGTGGAACCGGAGTTGGCCCGTCGCGCGCGGGCCGATCTGGACGCGGGCGGTGTGCCGGACGGGCCTCTCGCGGTGACCTCCGGCTCCCTCGACGCCATCGAGCGTGTCCTCGCCGCTCACCTCAAGCCCGGGGACACGGTCGCCGTCGAGGACCCCGGCTGGGGCAGCCTGCTCGACCTCGTCCCCGCGCTCGGGCTGCGCACCGTCGCCGTCGGCGTCGACGACGAGGGCCCGCTCCCCGATGACGTACGCCGTGTCCTCGCGGCCGGGGCGCGCGCCCTGATCGTCACCGACCGGGCGCAGAACCCGACCGGTGCCGCGGTGAGCGCGTCACGCGCGCGTGCCCTGCGTGCTGTGTTGCGAGAGCGCCCGGACATCCTGCTGATCGACGACGATCACGGGCACGGCATCGTCGACCTGCCTCTGCACACCCTCGCCGGTGCCACCGGCAGCTGGGCCTTCGTGCGCTCGGTCGCCAAGGCGTACGGTCCCGATCTGCGGCTCGCCGTGCTCACCGGGGACGCCGTCACCGTCGACCGGGTGTGCGGGCGGCACCGGCTCGGGCCCGGCTGGGTGAGTCGGATCACCCAGCGGGCCGTCGTCCGGCTGTGGGCCGACGGCGCGGTGGACGCGCGTGCGGTGGCGGCGGCGTACGGGGGGCGCCGGGACGCGCTGATCGGCGCGCTCGCGGAGCGCGGGGTCGTCGCGTACGGGCGCAGCGGTCTGAACGTCTGGATTCCCGTGCCGGACGAGACCGGAGCCGTGGCCCGCCTGCTGCACGCCGGCTGGGCCGTTGCGCCTGGTGCTCGTTTCCGGATGAGCGCACCGCCCGGCATCCGGGTCACCGTCTCGACGCTGGCGGTGGACGAGACGGTGGCGCTGGCGGACGCGATCTCCTCAGCGGTGGGGCCCGCGCCGATCCGGAGCTACGTCTGA
- a CDS encoding pyridoxamine 5'-phosphate oxidase family protein gives MQGTQQQPTQHQAAYTPSDRTVPTRSADRASYDKDLVHAILDEAYVCHLGFVRDGAPVVLPTLYARVGERLYVHGSTGSRPLRMTGQTDPGLPVCLTVTHVDALILARSAFHHSINYRSVVVHGVAHDVTDPEEKRAALDALVDHVVPGRANDVRPANKKELAATAVIRLDLDEVSAKARTGGVNDEPEDLSLPHWAGVVPLRMGYETPVADAQLAPGTELPDYLAALSC, from the coding sequence ATGCAGGGGACCCAGCAGCAGCCGACGCAACACCAGGCCGCCTACACACCGAGCGACCGCACCGTTCCCACGCGCTCCGCCGACCGGGCGTCGTACGACAAGGACCTGGTGCACGCGATACTCGACGAGGCCTACGTCTGCCACCTCGGCTTCGTTCGCGACGGAGCGCCGGTGGTGCTGCCCACCCTGTACGCCCGGGTCGGCGAGCGGCTTTACGTGCACGGCTCGACGGGTTCACGCCCGCTGCGGATGACGGGCCAGACCGACCCCGGCCTCCCCGTGTGCCTGACGGTCACGCACGTGGACGCGCTCATCCTGGCCCGCTCGGCCTTCCACCACTCGATCAACTACCGCTCGGTCGTGGTCCACGGCGTTGCCCACGACGTCACCGACCCCGAGGAGAAGCGGGCCGCCCTCGACGCCCTCGTCGACCATGTCGTGCCCGGACGCGCCAACGACGTCCGGCCCGCCAACAAGAAGGAACTGGCCGCCACCGCCGTCATCCGCCTCGACCTCGACGAGGTCTCCGCCAAGGCCCGTACCGGCGGGGTGAACGACGAGCCCGAGGACCTCTCCCTCCCGCACTGGGCCGGAGTCGTCCCCCTGCGCATGGGCTACGAAACCCCGGTCGCGGACGCCCAACTGGCCCCCGGCACCGAACTCCCCGACTACCTGGCGGCCCTGTCATGCTGA
- a CDS encoding FMN-binding negative transcriptional regulator encodes MLIHPWDAPHDDTEWQQWLAVHDFGHLAVNGLDGAPPHVQPLHFTYDAGRGEALTHLARPNPIWPALLANPEVALSVVDDYVYVPGPWQAGPEDPPEHGTPTSFYAAVQLRCRAHVVDDPTEKSELLNRQVDHFQPEGGSAKVAVGEAPYGRLLSGIRGLRLEVTDVHAKFKYASHRPEEVKDRIAKELANRAGPRDAAAHEHLQRRRTT; translated from the coding sequence ATGCTGATCCACCCCTGGGACGCACCCCACGACGACACCGAGTGGCAGCAGTGGCTGGCCGTCCACGACTTCGGGCACCTCGCCGTCAACGGCCTGGACGGCGCGCCACCGCACGTCCAGCCCTTGCACTTCACCTACGACGCCGGCCGCGGCGAGGCCCTCACGCACCTGGCCCGCCCCAACCCCATATGGCCCGCACTCCTGGCCAACCCCGAGGTCGCCCTGAGCGTCGTCGACGACTACGTGTACGTACCCGGCCCCTGGCAGGCAGGACCGGAGGACCCACCCGAGCACGGCACACCGACCAGCTTCTACGCGGCGGTCCAACTCCGGTGCCGGGCCCACGTCGTGGACGACCCGACCGAGAAGTCCGAACTGCTCAACCGCCAGGTCGACCACTTCCAGCCGGAGGGCGGCTCGGCGAAGGTGGCGGTGGGTGAAGCACCGTACGGCAGGCTGCTGTCCGGCATCCGGGGGCTGCGGCTCGAAGTCACCGACGTACACGCCAAGTTCAAGTACGCGAGCCACCGGCCGGAGGAGGTCAAGGACCGAATCGCGAAGGAACTGGCGAACAGGGCCGGTCCAAGAGACGCAGCGGCGCACGAGCATCTGCAGCGCAGGCGCACCACATGA
- a CDS encoding DMT family transporter, with the protein MPVHTSDSSSGSGGRGMGLGLALASALAFGGSGVAAKPLIEAGLDPLHVVWLRVAGAALVMLPLAVRHRSLLRRRPALLAGFGLFAVAGVQACYFASISRIPVGVALLIEYFAPALVLGWVRFVQRRPVTRAAVLGVVLAVGGLACVVEVWSGLSFDALGLLLAFGAACCQVGYFVLSDHGGDSGAQAPDPLGVIAYGLLVGAVVLTVVARPWSMEWSLLADSADMNGTPVAAGLLLVWIVLVATVVAYVTGVVSVRRLSPQVAGVVACLEAVIATVLAWVLLGEHLSAPQIVGGVVVLVGAFIAQSSAPAKGSAEPVAEGGADTRVSARGTAG; encoded by the coding sequence GTGCCGGTGCATACGTCAGACAGCAGCAGCGGCAGCGGTGGAAGGGGCATGGGGCTCGGTCTCGCGCTCGCTTCCGCGCTCGCCTTCGGGGGATCCGGTGTCGCGGCCAAGCCGCTGATCGAGGCGGGGCTCGACCCGCTCCATGTGGTGTGGCTGAGGGTGGCGGGGGCGGCCCTGGTGATGCTGCCGCTGGCTGTGCGTCATCGTTCGCTGCTGCGCCGCCGACCCGCGCTGCTCGCCGGGTTCGGGCTGTTCGCCGTCGCCGGTGTCCAGGCCTGCTACTTCGCCTCGATCTCCCGGATCCCCGTCGGGGTCGCCCTGCTCATCGAGTACTTCGCGCCCGCCCTCGTCCTCGGCTGGGTGCGGTTCGTGCAGCGGCGGCCGGTCACGCGTGCGGCCGTGCTCGGCGTGGTCCTCGCGGTCGGTGGGCTCGCCTGTGTCGTGGAGGTGTGGTCCGGGCTGAGTTTCGACGCCCTCGGACTGCTCCTCGCGTTCGGCGCCGCTTGCTGCCAGGTCGGCTACTTCGTGCTGTCCGACCATGGCGGGGACTCCGGCGCGCAGGCGCCGGATCCGCTGGGCGTCATCGCCTACGGCTTGCTGGTCGGCGCCGTGGTGCTGACCGTTGTCGCGCGCCCGTGGAGCATGGAGTGGTCGCTGTTGGCGGACAGTGCGGACATGAACGGGACGCCGGTCGCTGCGGGTCTGTTGCTCGTGTGGATCGTGCTTGTGGCCACGGTCGTCGCGTATGTGACCGGCGTGGTGTCCGTGCGGCGGCTGTCTCCGCAGGTCGCGGGTGTGGTGGCCTGTCTTGAGGCGGTCATTGCGACGGTCCTTGCGTGGGTGCTGCTCGGTGAGCACCTTTCGGCTCCGCAGATTGTGGGTGGGGTGGTGGTGCTGGTGGGGGCGTTCATCGCGCAGTCTTCGGCGCCGGCGAAGGGCTCCGCCGAGCCCGTTGCTGAGGGCGGGGCCGACACGCGGGTGTCGGCGCGGGGGACGGCCGGGTGA